The Syngnathus scovelli strain Florida chromosome 7, RoL_Ssco_1.2, whole genome shotgun sequence DNA window CGCTGGTGTCATTTAAGGTTGGTAGACTGAAAGAAGATAACAAAAATAACAAGCCAACATGACAGTGGAAAAATATTTCTATTCACCACAATCACTTTGAATTGGACTTCAAAAAAATATTCTGCCATTGTAGCAAGCTTTCTGAGCCATGTACTCTTCGCTCATTATTGAATCATGTGTGGACTGAAATATCCCACGAGGGAAGGCCGTATCTTTCTATTTTGATTGTCGGAAAGAAAATACCCAATGAGATCTGGTCCATCTCACAGCACAGGCCTTTTTCTCCTGAAGGGAGAGAGGCCCGGCAGTCTGAGAAACTGAACACCTCAGCTTGAGGGAAAAGGGCCTCCAGAAAGCAGAACCTAGACAGACTGATAGGCCTGTTTCCACCGTTAAGGTATAATCAGAGTGACGTGAATCATTTGAATGTTATGACTAGGGACAAGAGGCGCTGCTCTAATGGGGCATGGCCATGATTTTAAGAGGTAGTATGAATCTTTAGGCTTTGTCTTACATTTACATTAAATCTTAGTCAGAACATCATTTGAACAACTTGACCCAATTGGTAAGATAGTTTGACTAATGGCATCAACCTGCCTGGataactaattaaaaaaaaacacagaataaataataatgtacAATCCAGGATACAATACATGTCGCATTATGGAATTTGTAGGGTTTTAAAATGGCAACGTGgaagatgcattttttttcatttgagtcATGAAACCAGAAAACTAAATCTGCAGCGTCCTCTGCTGGAGTAAAAAGTATTTACATTATCACAtccaataacacacacacacacaaacaccctccacacacacacacagtaactgTGATTtgcagaaaatataaaatatgcaaAATAATACACTCATGTATACtatatgaaaataaaaacaaaaaactcatAAGTGACCCTTACAGAAAAGCTGTTATGactaaccaaaaacacatgggggCAGCAGTCGCTGCTTAAAATTCCCATTGTACTGTATTGATCGCCTTGTGTAACTTACTTTCTTCACATTTGTGTCCAGTATAGCCGAGCCCACATATGCAACGTCCAGTGAGAGGGTCGCAACCCAGAGAGCCGTTTTGGCATTGGCATTTATTGATGCATCCTTGACCCCAATAACCTGATTCACATGCTGCAGAAATAAGAAATATACCAAATATGTCTCTGTTTTGCAATTGTGACACACTGTTTAGTTGCATTTACCAAAATACGATGAAATTTGTTGTCTCACCCAGCTGACATGTCTCCCCATAAAAGCCTGCAGGGCATTGCTGGCTGCACTCCCCAGTTTTGGGGTCACACAACCCTCTACCTGGGCAGTCACATGGCTGCTCACAACCTGCGCCAAAGAAGCCTGGCTCACATTCTACGATGGAACACACAAAAATATACTAAGGGTAACCTTTTTGACACTTCACAATGAAAAGGGGGATAATGTGCTGGAATTCAGGCTGTTGACCTGTGAACATTAACCACGTGGACATCATGGAGTAGATATTGCTGCTGTGGCCTAAGAAAATAATTACACTGAGAACAGATTTCCTGTGAAGGGATTATACCTTTCTCACATTGTAGGCCGTGGTATGCAGGCTTACAGATACAGCTCCCCATCTTGGGGTCACAGCCAGTGGAATGTTCTCGAACACAGTCACATTCCTTCGAACAGCCAGGGCCGTGCGTCCATCTGGGACACGCTGAGGAGTAGAAGATGagaaaatgtaaaatgttgCTTCGCAGGATTTCACGCATGGTAGAGTTTCTCACAATGGTGTTTCCCAATAAAATAGTTATTATGGTTTTCTTGGATATTTTATTTTGCCCTTGGGTGGTTTGTATAGCTTCGCATTTTCTTCACACCAAAGAAAATACTTAAGAGGCCTGCTTGCGCTCTGCTGCTTTTTCCAACTTGAAGCCAGAACATGCAATCATCATGTGGTAGCCAGCCTAATTTCACTCAATATACCAACCTAGtaaactaaataaaataaataaataacaaaataaaatgttatccGATCTCTTTTTAAATACTACTTAatatgttttagtttttttgtttttttgacactCATGTTCAACAGATGTCAGATAGTAAAAGACTTTTACACCCATAATATTGTACAAGGCGACTTTAATTTCTACCagtattattttcttttaaaaaacgTACACTTTCACTCAAGTATCACTTTCAGGTACTTTACACAAGACGGGCCTAGAATCCTGCAATAATGCAAGATTGCACATTTGAATTGAGACAAGGCTGACTTTCTGCAGATACTGATTAAAAGATGTGAAAATCAAAGACAGatgcaagtttaaaaaaatgataaatatgAAATGAAGCCTCCATAATCATTGTTACATTTACATGCATTCTGCCAAGACTGTCCCAATGCAGCAGCAAAAGCTCCACTCCACCCTTGTCCTGCTTGACAGAGGCTTTGTGTGAGATGCAGCTGGAGTCTCTGGTTACACCCTCTCCACCCTCCAAATGTCGCGCTGCAGGATGGAGCAGGCAGCTGTGAGAATCTGACAATATTTCTCAAGCACATTCTTCTATCATTCTCTTTCGTGCTTGTCCTGTGAACCACTTTAATAACCGACCCAAAGAGAAAGTCTTCACAATGTCGAGCTGGAGACTGAGAGGCGATCCCAAAACAATCGGGGGTGTCAACATGGTGACAGAAGAGCTAAGGAATCTTTACTACAAAAGACTGCTGCCGATAGAGAAGCACTACTCCTTCCATCACTACCACTCTCCGAGTTACGAGGATGCGGACTTTGACAACAAACCGATGGTGTTGGTGATGGGTCAGTACTCAACAGGAAAGACAACTTTTATCAGGTATGATATTCTGATGCAACTAAACGGTATCCAGGTAAAAAGCACATTTGTTTGCAGATATCTAATCGAACAAGACTTTCTGGGGAGCCGAGTGGGGCCGGAGCCAACCACGGACTGCTTCACAGCACTCATGCATGGAGAGGCGGAAGGAATCATACCAGGGAATGCCCTCACCATGGATCCCAAAAAACCATTTCGCAACCTTGACCCTTTTGGGAATACTTTTCTAAACAGGTGATGGAGGAGGGAGGGCAATAGACTCTACGTTAAATTGTGCTAACGATAAATACTGATGTAAGTCTGATGCATTGATGCTGCATTTTCCCTTTGGTATCTTTGGAATTCTCACTTAGCAACAACATCTCTGAGCATTCACAGTTGACGAAACGTGCATTTAAGTTGTAAAAATGTATAATCATTTATATGCAGATTTCAGTGTGTGCAGATGCCCAATCAGGTCCTTGAGAGTATCACTATCATCGATACACCGGGCATCTTAACCGCAGCGAGGAAAAAACTTAGTCGAGGTGAGTTAAGATACCAAGTTTCGTCTTAAGCATCCGCACAAAAGAATGCCTAAGGCAAGAGAAGAATTTGAATGATGCAATACTTAATAAAAATTCATTTGATTCGTGACCACAGCAGATGAGAACAATTTGACAGACTTGGGAGGAGGATTGTAGAAAGTATCTGAGCAGCCTCTGCTTTACTTTTTTTGACACATTCATCTGTGGGTGTAACTGGAATCGCTTGCAGGGCCTCTGGGATATGTTACATGCTTCTCACTGTTCCTTGAGGCACAAGGGGCAGACCCCATTACCATAGACGTTAATCAAAACCCCATGTTCTTTCTCCGAAGGTTACGACTTCCCGGCAGTGCTACGCTGGTTTGCCGAGCGTGTGGATCGGATCATCCTGCTGTTCGACGCGCACAAGCTCGAATTCTCGGATGAGCTCACTCGGGCCTTTGAGGCTCTGTTTGGCTACGAGGACAAGTTACGTGTGGTTCTGAACAAGGCTGACAGGGTGGACTCGCAGCAGCTTATGAGAGTATATGGCGCCCTCATGTGGTCATTGGGAAAAGTGTTCAAAACTCCGGAAATTTTGCGAGTTTACGTCGGATCCTTTTGGTCGGAGCCAAGGCAGATGTGTGACCACTACCAGCTGATCGACTTGGAGGAGGAGGATCTGTTAGCCGATATTAGAAACCTCCCACACAACGCCGCTGTGAGAAAATTGAATGACTTGGTGAAGAGAGCACGACTCGTGAGGGTAAAATATCTGCGAGCAGAACACCTTTAATGATTCTCATTATCAGTGTTGATATTATTTGATTCAATATTTGTTTTGTCGGTCTATCAGGCTCATGCACACATCATCGGCTATCTGAAGGAGGAGATGCCGACTCTTTTTTGCAAAGACAGCAAGAAGCACAATCTGATCTACCAACTTCCAGTCATTTTCACTAAGATCCAGCAGCAACACAGAGTTCCAGCGGGAGATTTCCCAGACTGCACCAAGATGCAGGTCACATTGAAATGTTGTGTTAAAAGAGCTTAAGAGAGGTCAACCACTTTTGGAATGGCTATGATCCAGAAAATAATGTCCCATTCATGACCTTGACATAAGCCGGTCAGCTATGAAATGTATTTGGAATATTTGCTCCTGAAGAAAAAGTTTGCCGATAACATATGAATCAAAACAAACTTCTATACCCCAACAATGTTATTTTGAACTCTCAAATCCAAATCCAAAGTAATTAAACTAATTGATTTAaacattttttctcaaatatTTTGGGTGGGGGAAATCCCTAATTTACCCAATTATGATTCTAAGCTTTATTAATGTTAAAACAAATGTACACATAACTttatgcattatttttttccccaaatatgATGTAACTCAACATTTACAATTTTACTTTTCCAGGAGCAGCTTCTGAGTCAAAACTTCTCAAAGTTCAAGAAACTGAAACCAAGTCTGATGGCTTCCCTGGACAAACTCCTAAACAATGACATTGCTAACCTAGTTCCCTTACTTCAGCAACAAGAACTTCGAAATAAACCCCTGGCTGGAGTTTTAGATGGTGAGTTCCTGGGAACGTTCAGGCGTGACCATTACAAGCGACATCCCTTCAAGGAATTTCAAGATGGCGATGACAGCGAACAAGACTCCATTGAGTGGATCGTGGAGAAACACAAACCAAAGTATGATGAGATCTTCTACAACCTCAGCCCAAATGAAGGCAAACTTAGCGGAGCCAAAGTCAAAGAATGGATGACGACAACACTTTTGCCAAATTCTGTGCTTGCTCATATCTGGAGGTTGTCAGACGTTGATGCAGATGGCATGTTGGACAATGAGGAGTTTGCGTTGGCTGTGCATCTTATTGAAGGAAAACTGGAAGGCCATTGGCTCCCGCGTGAGCTGCCCTCTCACCTGTTACCTCCCTCGAAACGACTAAATATGACTGATGAGGAATCTAACTAAGACATGTACTAACACAGTACTGTAATCGTTTTCTTCACTTTGAGCAAAAATGTGTCGTAGCTGCAACATTTTGTATCAATGGTATAATTAAAAGACGACTTTACACGTATCGTGATATTTGCTTCCTGAGagcactaaaaaaaataaaaataaaaaaaaaaaaaaattttgaacTATAATATGAATTTTGTACTCACACAGGTGGCAGTGTCGACCATATAATCCCGGGGAACACAGGCAAGCTCCATATAAACGATGGCAGTGTCCATTATTAGGACAGTTACATTTTCTCATGCAATTACTTCCAAAGTAGCCCCTTGGACACCctgcaatgacaaaataaaacaaaatttgatgtaaaaaatattattttgtgcaaatgtgtgtgtagAAATACAAACCAGCCTCGCAGAGTAGTCCTTGCACCCCCGGGGGGCACAAACATCTCCCAGTCACAGGGTCACATGTGCCTCCGTTCTTACACTGGCACAGACTGTTACAAGCCGGACCATAAGTGCCCTGCGGACAAGCTGGAGAATAATGTGGGTCTTAAGAAAAGTACATCTGTGCTCAAGTAAGTACCATCTTtggttttataaaatattttgtatTCAGATCTTATTTTCTTATATGCACGTGAACTTGTGCATAGCATCCAAGCAGCACAAGGTGTATATTCTTTATCAAATGTGACATTCTAATAGACTTATCCCACGTGTCTTTTCCCTTATGAGAACCAGCAGGACTCAGGTTCAGACCTGACACAGCCAGGCATGAGAAGAGTGGACCCTTGCTTTTAAAGTCAGCAATGAACATCCTTGGACGCAGGCCTGCTGTGAGCCCTGGCCTTGGAAGGCAGCTCAAGGATTGATTCCCCCAGTGCTTTTTTTGTTCAGTAGTCCATAAAAAAGCTTCCAACCTACGCAGGAGAGTCGACGGGTTTTGATTTATGTCCTTGGATCGATGCACAGAAGGCTATCGCGCTTTGGACCACACTTCTATAGGTTGCTCAAATAGAACTAGCAGATGGATTATCCCAAGAGGTGGGAACAATGATGggtttgtgtgtacgtgtacAAATACATGGCCAAAAATAACCGGTTAAATTATAAAGGATAGTTAGTCTTGCAAAAATAATGTGTATTATTTTTCTTGTTGATGCTCTGCGTGAATTCCCCAAAGAGCACCAAACTCTAAATGGCTGTCTTTATTAATATGAATCACATCATTCACAATCATTTGATAAATACTAAGAAATTGTTTCAAATTTACAATGTCTAATAtctatttaaattattttgtggCACATCCCTTACTGGAAATTAATTTTGTAggaacaaacaaacatttttgtatTGTACATAAGcggcaaatgaaaacaaatctttTTAAAGTATTCTGGAAACTAAAGAGCGTAGTGCCAATAGTGTGtgatgcaaaaagcagatgtgaCAGACACTCGACATGCCGGTAATAATAAATTGTTGAACTTACTCTCATTGCAGATAACGCCAGCCCATCCTGGTAAACATTCACAGCGGTCTTTATTTTCAGCACAGTGTCCATTTACACAATCCTCACATTGCCAACTGCAGTCTTCCCCAAAAGAGTTCTCTAGACACACTGGGACGAATAAAAAAAGTTGGCAAAAACTTTTCAATTGTCAGAAATTGGTGCGTAAGTAATCATGCTTTTGTTGTACCGATTTGGCTGTCCAATCTAAATTCTTCTCTGTGTTTCATGAGGCTTTGAAACTGTTCACTAGAgtgaccatcatcatcatcgtcactgCCATAACGGGAATGCAGTGCTGCTGTGTAATGGAGAAGCTGGGGAACGTTATGGAAGAACAGGCCTGGAAACCTTGAGGCTTCCAGCTGCTCTTCatcttcttcgtcttcctcctcatcatcttcctccaGCTCTCTACCATATAAAGCTAACAAAGGTGACACAAAACCACCATGTTAACTATGTAGTTGTCACTAAATATTGTATTTAAAAGTTATTTTATATGACTCAATAGAATTTTATGTAGATTGAATCGCTGGCTTTATACTTTATACAAACTAACAACCTGACTTAAATCAGGAGTGATAGATGTAGACACATATAGATGTAGAAATCATTCAATTCATgggaaattgtattttttaataaataaataaaattaggtcaagttTACTGACCGATGCAGGTGTGCTGATCTTGATCCAAGCGGAAACCCTGTTGGCAAAAACACTCGTATGTTCCCAGGGTGTTGACACAGCCATGGTCGCAGCCGGAAGTCTCTGCCTGACACTCGTTGATGTCTTATAGAAtaatggagggggaaaaaaacaaacaagaaaggacAGTCACCTgtttataaaatgtattttgggCTGAGACAGCGCTattcgtttttatttgtttgtaatATAATGATTGGGATCTTGCCTGGTACTATTGATCGCACAAAGGCATTTATGAGATTGTTTAATACTTAGCAACTAAAAATGTCTGTTGTTTATAACAGTATCTGGAATAGCTTCTGTTACTTGAGCCTGTTTGGGGATTTGAGTGCAGCATCACAGTgccacaaaacaaaaagcataACAAAGACGAGATAACGCGCCAACAATCCAGAAGTCTTACCGTCGCAGCCGCAACCATCTGGGTTTTGTGTGTGGCCGGCTCTACAGCTGCATTCGTAGCCGCCTGGATAGTTTCTGCAGAAGTGACTGCAGCAGGATTCTCCGTTGACACACTCGTCGCTATCTGAGGTCGGTACGTAGCAGTGCGGTGTAAGATTCAGCGTAAAGTAGATGGTCCATGAAGCTAAAAGAAGTTCTTACCTACACAGGTCTTCCTGTCGTGGTCTAGCTGGTAGCCATGATGGCAGGAGCAAAGGGGCCCGTTGGTGGTGTGCTCACATTGATGAGAGCAGCCTCCATTATTCTTCTCACAGCTGTTAACAATCTCCATCTCTATGCCTGAAGTGTACAAGTGCACATGATCACGGAGAAGACACAACATTATCAGCAAATGTGGACAAATTAGTTTGGTCCATGCAAGCAAAGTCTTCACGCAGTGCATACGGAATGTCCATCACCGTTCGGAATGTGTGCTCAGTCAACTGTCCACCGGTTGACTAATGTATCATCAGTTCTGGTTTTGCTATAATTGGTCTCAAGTGGAGGAAAGATGTTATGGTTACTCACGGTAGCATCGTTTTCCATCTGCACCAAGCTCAAAGCCCGGATGACACACGCATCGAAAGGAGCCTAGCATGTTGACGCATCCATGAGAGCATGTGTCATGGCCTGAACTGCACTCATCGATGTC harbors:
- the LOC125972337 gene encoding EH domain-containing protein 2-like, with product MSSWRLRGDPKTIGGVNMVTEELRNLYYKRLLPIEKHYSFHHYHSPSYEDADFDNKPMVLVMGQYSTGKTTFIRYLIEQDFLGSRVGPEPTTDCFTALMHGEAEGIIPGNALTMDPKKPFRNLDPFGNTFLNRFQCVQMPNQVLESITIIDTPGILTAARKKLSRGYDFPAVLRWFAERVDRIILLFDAHKLEFSDELTRAFEALFGYEDKLRVVLNKADRVDSQQLMRVYGALMWSLGKVFKTPEILRVYVGSFWSEPRQMCDHYQLIDLEEEDLLADIRNLPHNAAVRKLNDLVKRARLVRAHAHIIGYLKEEMPTLFCKDSKKHNLIYQLPVIFTKIQQQHRVPAGDFPDCTKMQEQLLSQNFSKFKKLKPSLMASLDKLLNNDIANLVPLLQQQELRNKPLAGVLDGEFLGTFRRDHYKRHPFKEFQDGDDSEQDSIEWIVEKHKPKYDEIFYNLSPNEGKLSGAKVKEWMTTTLLPNSVLAHIWRLSDVDADGMLDNEEFALAVHLIEGKLEGHWLPRELPSHLLPPSKRLNMTDEESN